In the genome of Oncorhynchus clarkii lewisi isolate Uvic-CL-2024 chromosome 4, UVic_Ocla_1.0, whole genome shotgun sequence, one region contains:
- the LOC139407790 gene encoding endothelin-1-like, whose amino-acid sequence MDLTTFYFLTTTLVLILEHEAYSDSTSIPGTGSEEGPVKLLNHRPHRREKRCSCENLKDKECVYFCHIGIVWVNTPGQIVPYGVGSFPVRLRREVGRCFCAERNDLECRHFCSALRTLKEGENDLVKRKFATKFKKRYKAGISDERNQQTLIQET is encoded by the exons ATGGATCTCACCACTTTTTACTTCCTGACCACTACTTTGGTTTTGATACTGGAGCATGAAG CATACTCAGactccacctccatccctgggACTGGTTCAGAGGAGGGCCCCGTGAAGCTGCTTAACCACAGGCCCCATCGCCGGGAGAAGCGTTGTTCCTGTGAGAACCTGAAGGATAAAGAATGTGTGTACTTCTGCCACATCGGCATCGTCTGGGTAAACACTCCTGG TCAGATAGTGCCATATGGAGTGGGCTCTTTCCCTGTTCgactgaggagagaggtgggacgGTGCTTCTGCGCGGAGAGAAATGACTTGGAGTGTCGTCACTTCTGCTCTGCCTTGCGCACACTCAAAGA AGGTGAAAATGATTTGGTCAAGAGGAAGTTTGCAACAAAGTTTAAGAAGAGATATAAGGCTGGAATCTCGGATGAAAGGAACCAACAAACACTAATTCAAGAAACCTGA